Proteins from a single region of Gasterosteus aculeatus chromosome 20, fGasAcu3.hap1.1, whole genome shotgun sequence:
- the LOC120810182 gene encoding aldehyde dehydrogenase, mitochondrial-like has translation MIRTVFSRALPGLSRPPVCHYSAAAIPAPNTRPEVHYNKLFINNQWQDASSGKTFPTINPATGEVICQVAEADKADVDKAVKAARDAFRLGSPWRRMDASHRGLLLNRLADAIERDAAYLAELETLDNGKPYAISYAVDVPTVVKCLRYYAGWADKWEGKTIPIDGDYFCYTRHEPIGVCGQIIPWNFPLLMQAWKIAPALATGNTVVMKVAEQTPLTALYVASLIKEVGFPEGVVNILPGMGPSAGAAIAGHMDVDKLAFTGSTEVGHLIQQASGSSNLKKVTLELGGKSPNIILSDANMEDAVEQSHFGLFFNQGQCCCAGSRTFVQADIYDEFVERSVERARRRVVGNPFDLKTEQGPQVDQEQFNKVLGYISTGKREGAKLMCGGGVAADKGYFIQPTIFGDVQDNMTIAREEIFGPVMQILKFKTLEEVVTRANDTIYGLAAAVFTKDIDKASYVSNGLRAGTVWVNCYDVFAAQAPFGGYKASGNGRELGEYGLDNYTEVKTVITKVPQKNS, from the exons ATGATCCGCACGGTGTTTTCTCGGGCACTTCCCGGACTGAGCCGACCGCCGGTGTGCCACTACTCTGCCGCCGCGATCCCTGCACCCAACACCCGCCCGGAGGTCCACTATAACAAG CTCTTTATCAACAACCAGTGGCAGGATGCCTCCAGTGGGAAAACCTTCCCCACTATCAACCCAGCGACTGGGGAGGTCATCTGTCAAGTTGCTGAGGCGGACAAG GCAGATGTGGACAAGGCGGTGAAAGCCGCACGTGATGCCTTCAGGTTGGGGTCACCGTGGCGACGGATGGACGCCTCTCACCGCGGCCTGCTACTCAACCGATTGGCCGATGCCATCGAGCGGGATGCCGCCTACCTTGCT GAACTGGAGACCCTTGACAATGGGAAGCCGTACGCCATCTCCTACGCCGTGGATGTGCCCACCGTGGTGAAATGTTTAAG GTACTACGCAGGCTGGGCGGACAAATGGGAGGGAAAGACCATCCCCATCGACGGAGATTATTTCTGCTACACCCGACATGAACCCATCGGAGTCTGTGGACAGATCATACCG TGGAACTTCCCTCTGCTGATGCAGGCCTGGAAGATCGCCCCGGCTCTGGCCACCGGCAACACGGTGGTGATGAAAGTGGCCGAGCAGACGCCACTCACAGCGCTCTACGTGGCCAGCCTGATTAAAGAG GTGGGTTTTCCTGAAGGTGTCGTGAATATCTTGCCGGGCATGGGACCGTCAGCTGGCGCTGCCATTGCAGGGCACATGGATGTTGACAAGTTGGCCTTCACCGGATCCACAGAG GTCGGGCATCTGATCCAGCAGGCGTCAGGCAGCAGTAACCTGAAGAAAGTCACCCTGGAGCTGGGAGGGAAGAGTCCTAATATCATCCTCTCTGACGCCAACA TGGAAGACGCGGTGGAGCAGTCCCACTTTGGGCTGTTTTTCAACCAAGGCCAGTGTTGCTGCGCCGGCTCCCGGACGTTTGTCCAAGCCGACATCTACGACGAGTTCGTGGAGCGCAGCGTAGAGCGAGCTCGCCGCCGGGTGGTGGGAAACCCCTTCGACTTAAAGACCGAGCAGGGACctcag GTGGATCAGGAGCAGTTCAACAAGGTTCTGGGCTACATCAGCAccgggaagagagagggagccaAGCTGATGTGCGGAGGAGGAGTGGCGGCGGACAAAGGGTACTTCATCCAACCTACGATTTTTGGAGATGTCCAGGACAACATGACCATTGCCAGGGAGGAG ATCTTCGGTCCGGTGATGCAGATCTTAAAGTTTAAAAccctggaggaggtggtgacGAGAGCAAACGATACTATATACGGTCTGGCCGCCGCTGTGTTCACCAAGGACATCGATAAGGCCAGCTACGTCTCCAACGGGCTTCGTGCTGGAACAGTCTG GGTGAACTGTTATGACGTGTTTGCCGCTCAGGCTCCGTTCGGAGGCTACAAGGCTTCCGGCAACGGAAGAGAGCTTGGAGAATACGGCCTGGACAACTACACGGAAGTCAAAACG GTGATCACCAAGGTACCACAGAAGAATTCCTAG
- the zp3d.1 gene encoding zona pellucida glycoprotein 3d tandem duplicate 1, producing MPQLWWFLWALFRGALGGPVQRGTWLEPVRTDAGRAPRTPSHHLPMFLHSPGPLVSAELLRPVPHRSPFPAELTELLNPPAGAAEQRVQVAWARAVQVYCGADRVSVRVDRSQLRAWTAPSLFYLGSCPASQVDPRALYFHYRLTQCGAEPAVVGGQLVYTHILRYIPPPQGHVIRVLPLSLPIHCHYNRFHYSYQVGFKPQVWPTTFVKSIRSKLKYILTVSNGGGQPVPPDHWFYLGEPVFFVARAEVLLAGETLYVNSCYATSSKDPSSTPSVDIISNYGCMTDSRREDSSSRFLAREGDVVEFSVDAFLFTAVSQVLYLHCSMSIGLTASPTSKSCNYNKTASRWEELQATDPVCSCCDSMCHLHDPIKNTASSPGWHVRQKNEQKPRMAASSPAEGGRERASNKSDKRDEHHQRFQLFSQGEELMPEEENDEDLPEGNAEDIKWKHSAEVGLQEEGETEEVVMEKEWDGDGMESDQNRSEQVAATRNGSVSSLPTGNSNAKASQVDSVTTNITRNSSSAENDPRAVIPDMNLCTEDYQTSCTTTNTAGHNAKSVVGTESRGQAGDSFHSKGPYGYTTLQSLKTGGMESDQTAVQPADFTDWLLGDFQFDPEIEDEGSGSFGSEETHKHGSSHSAMVTITSALQGPERSVEGALGWGMQTLGFVVEQPAEEM from the exons ATGCCGCAGTTGTGGTGGTTTCTTTGGGCCCTGTTTCGCGGTGCACTGGGGGGTCCGGTTCAGCGCGGGACGTGGTTGGAACCAGTGAGGACCGATGCGGGGAGAGCCCCGCGCACTCCGTCCCACCACCTGCCCATGTTCCTGCACTCACCTGGGCCTCTCGTGTCAGCGGAGCTGCTGCGGCCGGTTCCTCACAGGAGTCCGTTTCCCGCCGAACTCACCGAGCTGCTGAACCCGCCCGCGGGGGCGGCAGAGCAGCGCGTCCAGGTCGCGTGGGCGCGCGCCGTGCAGGTCTACTGCGGCGCCGATAGAGTCTCTGTGCGCGTGGACCGCTCCCAGCTGCGCGCGTGGACGGCTCCGTCGCTGTTCTACCTGGGCTCGTGCCCGGCCAGCCAGGTCGACCCGCGCGCACTGTACTTCCACTACCGCCTGACGCAGTGCGGCGCGGAGCCCGCG GTTGTTGGTGGTCAGCTGGTGTACACCCACATACTGCGTTATATTCCACCACCACAAGGCCACGTCATCAGAGTGCTGCCGCTCAGCCTTCCCATCCATTGCCATTACAACAG GTTTCATTACTCTTACCAAGTTGGCTTCAAACCTCAAGTTTGGCCCACAACCTTTGTGAAGAGCATCAGGAGCAAACTCAAGTACATCCTCACAGTCTCCAATG gcGGGGGGCAGCCCGTCCCTCCAGACCACTGGTTCTATTTAGGGGAGCCGGTGTTCTTCGTGGCCCGGGCAGAAGTTCTGTTGGCCGGGGAGACGCTTTACGTGAACTCGTGCTACGCCACAAGCTCCAAGGACCCAAGCAGCACGCCCAGTGTGGACATCATTTCTAACTACGG CTGCATGACAGACAGCCGGCGAGAGGACAGCAGCTCTCGCTTCCTGGCTAGAGAGGGCGATGTGGTGGAGTTCTCTGTGGATGCCTTTCTCTTCACAGCAGTCTCACAA GTTCTGTACCTCCACTGTTCAATGTCAATCGGTCTCACCGCTTCCCCAACATCAAAGTCCTGCAATTACAACAAGACCGCTAGCAG gtgggaggagctgcaggccaCAGACCCAGTATGCTCCTGCTGTGATTCCATGTGCCACCTTCACGATC CTATCAAGAACACAGCCAGCAGTCCAGGCTGGCACGTCAGACAGAAGAATGAACAGAAACCAAGGATGGCTGCGTCTTctccagcagagggaggaagagaacggGCCAGCAATAAGAGTGACAAAAGAGATGAGCACCATCAAAGATTCCAGCTGTTTTCACAGGGGGAAGAGTTGATGCCAGAGGAGGAAAATGATGAAGACCTCCCTGAGGGAAATGCAGAGGATATAAAATGGAAGCACAGCGCTGAGGtcggcctgcaggaggagggagagaccgaAGAGGTGGTAATGGAAAAAGAATGGGATGGCGATGGCATGGAGTCTGACCAGAATAGGTCAGAACAGGTCGCTGCTACGAGAAATGGTTCTGTAAGTAGTTTGCCCACTGGCAACAGTAACGCTAAGGCATCACAAGTTGATTCAGTTACCACAAATATTACAAGAAATTCCAGTTCTGCTGAAAATGATCCTAGAGCTGTAATTCCTGACATGAACCTTTGTACTGAAGATTATCAAACAAGCTGTACGACCACTAATACAGCAGGACACAATGCCAAGTCTGTCGTGGGCACCGAGTCCCGAGGCCAAGCAGGAGATTCTTTTCACAGCAAAGGACCATATGGTTATACTACACTTCAGAGCCTGAAGACCGGAGGGATGGAATCAGACCAGACCGCTGTTCAGCCAGCAGACTTCACGGACTGGTTACTTGGTGACTTCCAGTTTGATCCCGAAATTGAAGATGAGGGTTCTGGTTCTTTTGGTTCAGAAGAAACTCACAAACATGGTTCCAGTCACTCTGCCATGGTGACCATCACCAGTGCCCTGCAGGGCCCTGAGCGCAGCGTGGAGGGGGCGCTTGGATGGGGCATGCAGACTTTAGGGTTTGTGGTCGAGCAGCCGGCAGAGGAGATGTGA
- the LOC120810180 gene encoding uncharacterized protein LOC120810180 produces the protein MSTDRPKRNIIKKKYDISDGMPWCEERLVRKVLFLSLREFRDTHRAMHTHSHRHTRVSENTRLQRKTQALPKTARAGPSAHAPQQRAARRPPNTTASTHTAKHPQGKVQRNNSSQDSHTPKSKCTHPLQNRRTQSKTCGGKMKRAVQHAHLRESTRAFRKNSATTRTLRSHKKQKARTLPSSRYAETAKRAHAPQQKHSVKSTCAPGNPRALLSPPGTARALRSHVPTRLKGSRVNGISRCRSVLSASWSWSLPARPQERRHAGIHRLKAAPVCVEKRPRVQAQRKFAQSPPSSPGPTVSRTPARSNHVHNLSVVTCLTRRRPKTEDFLSFLCLRGSAALPSNMSFLASGRAKEPSGAQHLASCRSTNHRTAAEGKTMSMISRTTAQRDFKSLRRRPGGSAVVTSFCPPTARAQRRQERERREEEEEPQQQQKRRREGTEEDRRDGAESHLLRPHQLSLHVRRTDKVAMVTGLCEQTTFCVRSLPTLQPSPAMGSRRRPRPCNRQGDTCKPQIQDPNNKHLARHSRHQLPRNQHLPLHQRAVSDYYSNPMTFGSLQNSGRHSARTPPLTHGPVNRTVSEKPGVLRSSRRRRGLPPDTTLLNGVLLDGSSSKKCRTVPLGDGDVPPESEIPRREDRCGKDVSHVGGIPRSHERELEGDACGRVGETRAEGDSCVGDDQRGRAKIEELTLTSVSALEPSEERVYPADTAAHCDLGHVGEDPHGHARDERCTLFTTTTDPGPVSRAAAARTPMIKAALNSVTTDPPASCSATHTPKATGKNAAKCTPPAISCSIHDSKGAAKDSSEGSTEDPTEDRSCPSTSKGSAKGLAQTRSTTSAIKTRTSPRTLLKR, from the exons ATGAGTACAGACAGACCCAAACGAAATATCAtcaaaaagaaatat GACATCAGTGACGGGATGCCTTGGTGTGAAGAACGTCTGGTCCGCAAagttcttttcctctctctcaggGAATTCAGGGACACGCACCGcgccatgcacacacactcgcacagacacacgcgcgtGTCGGAAAACACGCGCCTACAGCGAAAGACGCAGGCGCTGCCGAAAACCGCGCGCGCAGGACCGAGTGCGCACGCGCCCCAGCAGAGGGCCGCGCGCAGGCCACCGAACACCACAGCTAGCACGCACACCGCAAAACACCCACAAGGCAAAGTGCAAAGAAACAACTCGTCTCAGGACTCGCACACGCCGAAAAGTAAATGCACTCACCCACTACAGAACAGGCGAACGCAATCAAAAACGTGCGGCGGGAAAATGAAGCGCGCCGTCCAGCACGCACACCTACGAGAAAGTACACGCGCCTTCCGGAAGAATTCGGCAACAACAAGGACGCTGCGCTCGCACAAAAAACAGAAGGCACGGACGCTGCCGAGCTCCAGATACGCAGAAACCGCCAAACGGGCGCACGCTCCTCAGCAGAAGCACTCCGTGAAAAGCACCTGCGCACCCGGGAACCCGCGGGCGCTGCTGAGCCCCCCCGGCACCGCCCGGGCACTGCGGTCACATGTTCCCACGCGCCTCAAAG GCTCCCGGGTGAACGGCATCAGCCGCTGTCGCTCCGTCCTGTCGGCGAGCTGGAGCTGGTCTTTACCGGCACGCCCTCAAGAGCGGCGCCATGCTGGCATCCATCGCCTGAAGGCCGCTCCGGTGTGCGTGGAGAAAAG GCCGCGGGTGCAAGCGCAGAGGAAGTTTGCCCAGTCCCCTCCCAGCTCTCCGGGACCAACAGTTTCGAGGACACCGGCACGAAGCAACCACGTCCACAACCTGTCCGTGGTCACCTGTCTTACCCGACGCCGGCCCAAGACCGAGGACTTCTTGTCCTTCCTCTGTCTGAGAG GTTCAGCGGCGTTGCCTAGCAACATGTCCTTCTTAGCCAGCGGACGAGCGAAGGAGCCATCTggcgctcagcatctcgcctcCTGTCGCTCCACCAATCACAGGACCGCCGCTGAGGGGAAGACCATGAGCATGATCAGTAGAACCACAG CACAGCGAGACTTTAAGTCTCTGCGAAGGAGGCCTGGCGGCTCTGCAGTGGTCACCTCCTTCTGTCCTCCCACTGCCCGCGCACAGAGGAggcaagagagggagaggagagaggaggaggaggagccgcagcagcagcagaagaggaggcgcgaggggacggaggaggacagaagagacgGAGCTGAAAGCCACCTGCTGAGACCTCACCAGCTCTCCCTCCATGTCAGGAGGACTGACAAG gttgccatggtgactggACTCTGTGAACAAACCACCTTCTGCGTCCGGTCCCTTCCTACATTACAGCCGAGCCCTGCAATGGGGAGCAGGCGCCGCCCCAGACCGTGCAATCGGCAGGGCGACACCTGTAAACCACAGATCCAGGACCCCAACAATAAACACCTCGCCCGGCACAGCAGACACCAGCTGCCCCGCAATCAGCACCTTCCGCTCCACCAACGTGCCGTCTCCGACTACTATAGCAACCCCATGACCTTCGGCAGTCTGCAGAACTCAGGAAGACACTCAGCGAGGACTCCGCCTCTGACTCACGGCCCGGTTAACAGGACGGTAAGTGAGAAGCCCGGCGTCCTGCGCTCGtccaggagaaggagaggtcTCCCGCCCGACACCACCCTACTGAACGGGGTTCTTTTGGACGGCAGCTCGTCAAAGAAGTGCAGGACAGTGCCACTTGGTGACGGCGATGTCCCGCCGGAGAGTGAGATCCCACGGAGGGAAGACCGCTGCGGCAAAGATGTGAGTCACGTTGGTGGAATACCCCGCAGCCACGAGCGCGAACTGGAAGGAGACGCCTGTGGCCGTGTTGGAGAGACGAGAGCAGAGGGGGACAGTTGCGTTGGCGACGACCAGCGGGGCAGAGCAAAGATCGAAGAGTTAACTTTGACCAGCGTCTCTGCTCTGGAGCCCTCTGAAGAAAGGGTCTACCCAGCCGACACCGCCGCACACTGTGACCTCGGCCACGTCGGTGAGGATCCGCACGGACATGCGAGAGACGAAAGGTGCACTTTGTTCACAACTACTACTGACCCTGGGCCTGTttccagagctgctgctgctaggACTCCCATGATTAAAGCTGCTCTCAACTCGGTGACAACTGACCCCCCGGCCAGTTGTTCTGCCACGCACACTCCAAAGGCTACTGGCAAGAACGCTGCCAAGTGCACTCCACCAGCCATCAGTTGCTCCATCCATGATTCCAAAGGTGCAGCGAAAGACTCTTCCGAAGGCTC